One genomic region from Anopheles bellator chromosome 2, idAnoBellAS_SP24_06.2, whole genome shotgun sequence encodes:
- the LOC131208386 gene encoding uncharacterized protein LOC131208386 codes for MKRYEHVCVHSSLQGKTKTMHEMWRWIVLLSLLLVKEFASGIMLTEVRVPKHTIKGHSVRLECHYDMEGEALYSVKWYKDGREFYRYVPRDDPPGTVFPQPGIAVDLLNSTSEQVVLDPIDLSSSGKYRCEVSAEAPSFQTVSDHGEMLVVVLPEEDPHITGGKPRYQIGDIVRVNCTSGRSKPVVHLTWYINGEAADSALVRRFEPIVSGPDKLETSVLGLEFRVKAKHFKRGDMKLKCLATISTVYWKSNEESVEGEKIQKAPMLESRRAVSTDTRADRVQAASNDALANKYSSGLNFALRVLGLLLVVSGVGGGGGLGSVCGTVATGPWLHGGS; via the exons ATGAAACGATATGAGCACGTATGCGTACACAGCTCGCTGCagggaaaaacgaaaacaatgcaCGAGATGTGGCGTTGGATAGTGTTACTCAGTTTGTTGTTAGTCAAAG AATTCGCGTCAGGTATTATGCTAACGGAGGTCCGGGTGCCGAAGCACACGATAAAGGGCCACTCGGTGCGGCTCGAGTGCCACTACGACATGGAAGGGGAGGCCCTGTACTCGGTGAAGTGGTACAAGGATGGACGGGAATTTTATCGATATGTGCCAAGAGACGATCCCCCCGGGACCGTGTTCCCGCAGCCGGGCATCGCGGTGGAC CTGCTTAATTCGACCAGCGAGCAAGTGGTGCTGGATCCGATCGATCTCTCCTCCAGTGGCAAATATCGATGCGAGGTATCGGCCGAGGCGCCCTCCTTCCAGACGGTCTCGGACCACGGCGAAATGCTGGTAGTCG TGCTTCCCGAGGAGGATCCGCACATTACGGGCGGCAAGCCGCGGTACCAGATTGGCGATATCGTGCGCGTGAACTGCACATCTGGCCGCTCGAAGCCGGTCGTCCATCTGACCTGGTACATCAACGGGGAGGCGGCGGACAGTGCGCTGGTGCGGCGCTTCGAGCCCATCGTGTCCGGGCCGGACAAGCTGGAAACGTCCGTGCTGGGGCTGGAATTCCGTGTTAAGGCGAAACATTTCAAGCGAGGCGATATGAAACTGAAG TGCCTCGCCACCATCTCGACCGTGTACTGGAAAAGCAACGAGGAGAGCGTGGAGGGCGAAAAGATCCAAAAAGCGCCAATGCTCGAGTCCCGCCGGGCCGTTTCCACCGACACGCGAGCGGACCGAGTTCAAG CGGCGAGCAATGATGCACTGgcgaataaatattcatcgGGCCTGAATTTTGCATTACGCGTGCTCGGATTGCTGCTGGTCGTgagcggcgtcggcggcggcggcggcctcggaTCCGTCTGCGGCACGGTGGCGACCGGTCCTTGGCTGCACGGTGGCTCCTAA